In a single window of the Aridibaculum aurantiacum genome:
- a CDS encoding alpha-amylase family glycosyl hydrolase, whose product MKKLCSNLLLPLLVCFFFSCKNNANQTAATQNDTATQSADAPEWILQGNIYEVNIRQYTPEGTFNAFAAHLDRLREMGVQTLWFMPIQPISVKDRKGTLGSYYAIADYTAANPEFGTMDDWKRLVNSAHEKGFKVIIDWVANHTGADHRWLQQKPDFFTKDSTGNFIAPYDWTDVRELNYDNRELHDSMTASMKFWVTETGVDGFRCDVAGDVPDDFWKDCIATLQKEKQLFMLAEGDKPSLHTVGFHASYAWPMFSKMKEVANGSRPASALDSVIQHNNQEFPANAMYMYFTSNHDENSWNKADYGTMPGKVHEPFAVFTQTAKASIPLIYSGQEEPVLRKIEFFEKDPMTFNKLQRAPFYKTLLTLRKNNTALAADAAYRKLDAGDPAAVYAYVREKGGKRVLVVLNLSGKQQTVNIQDQALQGNAFNVFANANEEISSLKQLEPWGYRVYEYR is encoded by the coding sequence ATGAAGAAACTTTGCTCTAACCTTTTGCTGCCTTTGCTCGTTTGTTTTTTCTTTTCGTGTAAGAACAATGCAAACCAAACGGCGGCTACACAAAATGATACTGCTACACAATCTGCAGATGCGCCTGAATGGATACTGCAGGGGAATATTTATGAAGTAAACATCCGCCAGTACACACCAGAAGGTACTTTCAATGCCTTTGCTGCGCATCTTGACAGGCTACGGGAAATGGGTGTGCAAACGCTGTGGTTCATGCCCATTCAACCCATTAGTGTAAAGGACAGGAAAGGCACGTTAGGCAGTTATTATGCTATAGCTGATTATACAGCTGCCAACCCTGAGTTTGGAACCATGGACGATTGGAAGCGCCTGGTGAATTCTGCACATGAAAAAGGTTTTAAAGTAATTATTGATTGGGTAGCCAATCATACCGGCGCTGACCATCGTTGGCTGCAGCAAAAGCCGGATTTCTTTACCAAAGACAGCACCGGCAACTTCATTGCTCCTTACGATTGGACGGATGTGCGTGAGCTGAATTATGACAACCGCGAGTTACATGATAGCATGACTGCCAGCATGAAGTTTTGGGTAACTGAAACAGGTGTGGATGGTTTCAGGTGCGATGTAGCTGGTGATGTGCCGGATGATTTTTGGAAGGATTGTATAGCAACGCTGCAAAAGGAAAAGCAACTGTTTATGCTGGCTGAAGGTGATAAGCCTTCGCTTCATACAGTAGGTTTTCATGCTAGCTATGCGTGGCCAATGTTCAGTAAGATGAAAGAAGTAGCCAATGGTTCTCGACCTGCTTCTGCTCTTGATAGCGTGATCCAGCACAATAACCAGGAATTTCCTGCCAATGCTATGTATATGTATTTCACCAGCAACCACGACGAGAACAGCTGGAACAAAGCTGATTATGGAACCATGCCTGGTAAAGTGCATGAGCCTTTTGCTGTGTTCACTCAAACGGCTAAAGCCAGCATACCACTTATATATAGCGGACAGGAAGAACCAGTACTGCGGAAGATTGAATTCTTTGAAAAAGATCCAATGACCTTCAATAAACTTCAGCGTGCACCATTTTATAAAACATTACTTACACTTCGTAAAAATAATACAGCACTGGCTGCAGATGCTGCTTACAGAAAACTGGATGCTGGTGATCCTGCTGCTGTGTATGCTTATGTAAGAGAAAAAGGAGGGAAGCGGGTACTGGTAGTGCTGAACCTTTCAGGTAAACAACAAACTGTGAATATCCAGGACCAGGCATTGCAGGGAAATGCTTTCAATGTATTTGCAAATGCAAACGAAGAAATCAGTTCATTGAAGCAACTGGAGCCATGGGGGTACAGGGTGTATGAGTATAGGTAG
- a CDS encoding tryptophan 2,3-dioxygenase family protein, which translates to MQEKVMYYRDYLELEKILNSQHPVSFEQPNTPAHDEMLFIIIHQASELWFKQILFELDFVMEVFKKEKINDNSEDLNLVRHRLNRVIRINELLNQQVTILDTMTPLDFLEFRNLLAPSSGFQSVQFRLIEARLGLQLQKRHEFDYYKRTNEGGFNSDDYKSINNVENEQTLLQLLNTWLERMPFFEMKYWKSFQQTATSNDLHPFWATYRDIYEQGLTEREKSKLPEFDFIFFEKALEGYTAEQLHNLRSDLSPKAMKAALFIMLYRDFPVFQTSYQILDAFVEIDHMMSNWRHKHFIMVRRMIGMRSGTGNTSGSGYLEGAMTKHYVFKDLATLSTFLIERRRLPQLPMELIQKLSFALDDE; encoded by the coding sequence ATGCAAGAAAAAGTAATGTATTACCGAGACTACCTTGAACTGGAAAAGATTTTGAACAGCCAGCACCCGGTAAGTTTTGAACAACCCAATACGCCGGCACATGATGAAATGTTATTCATCATCATTCACCAGGCATCAGAACTGTGGTTTAAGCAAATACTTTTTGAGCTTGATTTTGTAATGGAAGTTTTCAAAAAAGAAAAGATCAACGATAACTCTGAAGATCTGAACCTTGTACGCCACCGGCTGAACCGAGTGATTAGAATAAACGAACTGCTGAACCAGCAGGTTACCATTCTTGATACAATGACACCGCTCGACTTCCTGGAGTTTAGGAACCTGCTTGCTCCTTCATCCGGTTTTCAAAGTGTGCAGTTCAGGCTGATAGAAGCGCGTCTTGGCTTACAGCTACAAAAGCGCCACGAGTTTGATTATTACAAACGCACCAACGAAGGTGGCTTCAACAGCGATGATTATAAATCGATCAACAATGTAGAGAATGAGCAAACACTTTTGCAGCTGCTGAACACATGGCTGGAGCGCATGCCATTCTTCGAAATGAAGTATTGGAAGTCATTCCAGCAAACAGCAACCAGCAACGATCTTCATCCTTTCTGGGCTACCTACCGAGATATATATGAACAGGGACTAACTGAAAGAGAAAAGAGTAAGCTGCCTGAATTTGATTTCATATTTTTTGAAAAAGCGCTTGAAGGCTATACTGCTGAACAGCTGCACAACCTGCGTTCTGACCTTTCGCCCAAGGCTATGAAGGCTGCGCTCTTTATTATGCTGTACCGCGACTTCCCTGTGTTTCAAACCTCTTACCAGATCCTGGATGCTTTTGTAGAGATTGATCATATGATGAGCAACTGGCGGCACAAACATTTTATAATGGTAAGGCGAATGATTGGCATGCGCAGCGGCACGGGCAATACGTCGGGCAGCGGCTACCTGGAAGGTGCTATGACAAAGCATTATGTTTTCAAAGACCTGGCAACGCTTTCCACTTTCCT